One Lytechinus variegatus isolate NC3 chromosome 14, Lvar_3.0, whole genome shotgun sequence genomic region harbors:
- the LOC121427756 gene encoding SUZ domain-containing protein 1-like isoform X2, with the protein MDDSEEVWDSWEDMADSGVLDKKLQEAQKQRELATQEKKDVAPSVVLLEEESQRTTYQPQLRILKRPTEAGGDQNATENKDVNKTKQKTLAEREEEYKQARLRILGSAETDFSEASPRPKESTRLAASPSTTKR; encoded by the exons ATGGATGATTCAGAGGAGGTATGGGATAGCTGGGAAGATATGGCAGATAGTGGA gtcctgGATAAGAAATTGCAGGAGGCTCAGAAACAGCGTGAACTGGCCACTCAAGA GAAGAAGGATGTGGCGCCCTCTGTTGTTCTGCTTGAAGAAGAAAGTCAAAGGACAACGTACCAACCGCAGCTTAGAATCCTGAAGAGACCCACTGAGGCTGGTGGAGACCAGAATGCAACAGAGAACAAGGATGTCAACAAG aCCAAGCAAAAGACTTTAgcagagagagaggaagagtaCAAGCAAGCAAGGTTGAGGATTCTAGGATCGGCTGAAACTGATTTTTCAGAAGCATCACCAAg ACCTAAGGAGAGCACCCGTCTGGCTGCAAGCCCATCCACAACCAAGAGGTAA
- the LOC121427756 gene encoding SUZ domain-containing protein 1-like isoform X1: MDDSEEVWDSWEDMADSGVLDKKLQEAQKQRELATQEKKDVAPSVVLLEEESQRTTYQPQLRILKRPTEAGGDQNATENKDVNKTKQKTLAEREEEYKQARLRILGSAETDFSEASPRYVYCFLTLSRSPHSCYL; encoded by the exons ATGGATGATTCAGAGGAGGTATGGGATAGCTGGGAAGATATGGCAGATAGTGGA gtcctgGATAAGAAATTGCAGGAGGCTCAGAAACAGCGTGAACTGGCCACTCAAGA GAAGAAGGATGTGGCGCCCTCTGTTGTTCTGCTTGAAGAAGAAAGTCAAAGGACAACGTACCAACCGCAGCTTAGAATCCTGAAGAGACCCACTGAGGCTGGTGGAGACCAGAATGCAACAGAGAACAAGGATGTCAACAAG aCCAAGCAAAAGACTTTAgcagagagagaggaagagtaCAAGCAAGCAAGGTTGAGGATTCTAGGATCGGCTGAAACTGATTTTTCAGAAGCATCACCAAggtatg tatattgTTTTCTCACCCTTTCTCGATCACCACACAGTTGCTATCTATaa
- the LOC121428025 gene encoding protein SFI1 homolog has product MQGLKELLRRSREHCTLEKQLASQKRKTMLQVYFRKWKDRQCHMTNLHITAVKVKGQLEGRSLSYAFLTWRLLCRERRTEHSYNHRLLLQTWQTWRRSLANHQKAAIMRRDGEKSLLMQSFHALHTWARDRSGRRIILHCVQTRKNHFTLKMTFAMWLDECRLRRSARGHHNMHIQRKVLIAWRGLIQKQKDLTALHQMVTSQVNDRREREAFRVWKDSYCASRQAEAKLVAFFKRKEASILDKCFRDWRDHVLEVQAQNLRERRLMRWAVDSWRRSVEGKKLIRQYESELEELAVLHRDHSVRQGYFNKWRSAYEACRQQRRRCFLEQKYGLLWKQRVTQALMAQAMARYGRLERCWKAWRKNFIIDRISKDSLEQDQCILLKKVFHRWHQVSVLQ; this is encoded by the exons ATGCAAGGATTGAAAGAGCTACTTCGGAGATCTCGGGAACATTGCACCTTGGAAAAACAGTTGGCATCTCAGAAGAGGAAGACAATG TTGCAAGTGTACTTCAGAAAGTGGAAAGATAGGCAGTGTCACATGACCAACCTTCACATCACAGCggtaaaggtcaaaggtcaactgGAAGGGAGGTCACTCTCTTATGCATTCCTCACATGGCGCCTTCTCTGTCGTGAGAGACGGACAGAGCATAGCTACAATCATAGGCTTTTATTACAG ACTTGGCAAACATGGAGGAGATCACTTGCCAATCATCAGAAAGCTGCAATCATGAGAAGAGATGGAGAGAAGTCCCTTCTGATGCAGTCCTTCCATGCCTTACACACCTGGGCCAGAG atCGATCTGGGAGAAGAATCATTCTGCATTGTGTTCAGACTAGGAAGAACCATTTCACCCTCAAGATGACCTTTGCTATGTGGCTTGATGAGTGCAGGTTGAGGCGGTCAGCTCGGGGTCATCACAACATGCATATCCAGAGAAA GGTTCTCATCGCTTGGCGTGGTCTCATTCAGAAACAAAAGGACTTAACTGCTCTCCACCAGATGGTCACATCTCAAGTTAATGACAGGAGAGAGCGTGAAGCCTTCAGAGTCTGGAAAGACAGTTACTGTGCCAGCCGTCAAGCTGAAGCCAAACTGGTTGCTTTCTTCAAGAGGAAAGAAGCTTCGATTCTTGATAA gtGCTTTCGAGACTGGCGAGATCATGTACTGGAGGTCCAGGCACAGAATCTGAGAGAGAGGAGGCTGATGAGATGGGCTGTGGACAGTTGGAGAAGAAGCGTGGAAGGAAAGAAGTTGATAAGACAGTATGAGAGTGAACTAGAAGAGCTTGCAGTGCTGCATAGGGATCACAGTGTGAG GCAAGGATACTTCAACAAATGGAGGTCGGCTTATGAAGCATGTAGACAACAAAGAAGAAGGTGTTTTCTAGAACAGAAATATGGTCTCCTGTGGAAGCAGCGTGTCACCCAGGCGCTAATGGCCCAAGCTATG GCAAGGTATGGTAGACTAGAAAGATGCTGGAAAGCTTGGAGGAAAAACTTCATCATAGATCGCATCTCAAAGGACAGCTTAGAACAGGATCAATGCATACTGTTAAAAAAG GTTTTTCACCGATGGCACCAAGTATCCGTTCTACAATGA